The following are encoded together in the Lathyrus oleraceus cultivar Zhongwan6 chromosome 3, CAAS_Psat_ZW6_1.0, whole genome shotgun sequence genome:
- the LOC127127029 gene encoding 1-aminocyclopropane-1-carboxylate synthase 2, whose amino-acid sequence MGLENNSQKLLSKIATNNKHGENSPYFDGWKAYESNPFHPTKNPQGVIQMGLAENQLCFDLIEEWIKNNPKASICTPEGVNQFRHIANFQDYHGLPEFKNAVANLMSKVRGGRVRFDPDRLLMSGGATGANELIMFCLADPGDAFLVPSPYYPAFVRDLCWRTGLQLIPVQCHSSNNFMITREALEEAHKKAQDENINVKGLIITNPSNPLGTTIEKETLKSIVSFINENNIHLVCDEIYSGTVYDTPKFVSVSEIIQEMEDIKKDLIHIIYSLSKDMGLPGFRVGLVYSYNDEVVSCGRKMSSFGLVSSQTQYFLATMLSDDKFMDKFLAESSRRLRARREFFTKGLEKVNITCLPSNAGLFFWMNLRSLLKEKTFEGEMKLWRLIINEVKLNVSPGSAFECSEPGWYRVCFANMDEETVEIALMRIRAFVNGREKGVKKVEMKRWKSNLRLSFSSRRFEENVMSPHSPIPHSPLVRAT is encoded by the exons ATGGGTTTGGAAAATAATAGCCAGAAGCTTTTATCCAAGATTGCTACCAACAACAAACATGGTGAAAATTCTCCTTACTTTGATGGATGGAAAGCTTATGAATCAAACCCATTTCACCCCACAAAAAATCCTCAAGGTGTTATCCAAATGGGTCTTGCTGAAAATCAG CTCTGTTTTGATTTGATTGAAGAATGGATAAAGAATAATCCAAAAGCTTCCATTTGTACTCCAGAAGGAGTCAATCAATTCAGACATATAGCAAACTTTCAAGACTATCATGGATTGCCAGAATTCAAAAAT GCTGTGGCAAATTTGATGTCAAAAGTGAGAGGTGGTAGGGTGAGATTTGATCCTGACCGTTTATTGATGAGTGGAGGAGCAACTGGTGCAAATGAGTTAATAATGTTCTGTTTGGCTGATCCTGGTGATGCTTTTTTGGTACCTAGCCCTTATTATCCAGC ATTTGTCCGTGACTTGTGTTGGAGAACCGGTTTGCAACTAATTCCGGTCCAATGTCATAGTTCAAACAATTTCATGATAACAAGAGAAGCACTTGAAGAAGCTCATAAAAAGGCACAAGACGAAAACATCAATGTGAAAGGGTTAATCATAACAAATCCATCAAACCCTTTAGGAACAACAATTGAAAAAGAAACACTCAAGAGCATAGTGAGTTTCATCAATGAAAACAACATTCATCTAGTGTGTGACGAAATCTATTCGGGTACCGTTTACGACACCCCAAAATTCGTAAGTGTGTCCGAAATTATACAAGAAATGGAAGACATAAAAAAGGATCTCATTCATATCATCTATAGTTTATCAAAAGATATGGGGCTACCGGGTTTTAGAGTTGGTTTAGTTTATTCGTACAACGACGAAGTTGTGAGCTGTGGTCGGAAAATGTCAAGTTTTGGGTTAGTCTCGTCGCAGACACAATATTTTCTCGCTACAATGCTATCCGATGACAAATTCATGGATAAGTTTTTAGCGGAGAGTTCAAGAAGGTTAAGGGCTCGGCGTGAGTTTTTCACAAAGGGACTCGAAAAGGTTAACATAACTTGCTTACCAAGTAATGCAGGACTATTCTTTTGGATGAATTTGAGGAGTTTGTTAAAAGAGAAAACGTTCGAAGGCGAAATGAAGCTTTGGCGATTGATTATCAATGAGGTGAAGCTTAATGTTTCGCCGGGTTCGGCTTTTGAATGCTCCGAACCGGGTTGGTACCGAGTTTGTTTTGCTAACATGGATGAAGAAACTGTTGAGATTGCATTGATGAGAATTAGAGCATTTGTTAATGGAAGAGAGAAAGGGGTGAAAAAAGTTGAAATGAAACGTTGGAAGAGTAATCTAAGACTTAGTTTTTCATCAAGAAGGTTTGAAGAGAATGTTATGTCTCCTCATTCACCAATTCCTCATTCACCACTTGTTCGAGCAACTTAA